DNA from Mycobacterium sp. SMC-8:
CGGTGGACCGGCGCACCGCCGACCGGGATGCGCTCGCATCACAGATCGACAACCACCACGGCGGCTCCCCGAGCGCCGATGCGGCGCTGGCGGCGATGGTCGAGCGTGCCGATGCGCTGGCCCCCCTGTCGGCGCTGACGCCGCTGCGTGGTCCGGGACTGGTGGTCACGCTCAACGACGCGCAGCGCGACGCTCAGGGGCGTTTCCCGCGGGATGCGTCGCCGGACGACCTGGTGGTGCACCAGCAGGACATTCTCGGCGTGCTCAACGCACTGTGGAGCGCCGGAGCCGAAGGCATCCAGGTTCAGGATCAGCGCATCATCGGGACCTCGGCCCCACGGTGCGTGGGCAACACCCTGCTGCTCAACGGGCGCACCTACAGTCCGCCGTACGTCATCTCGGCGATCGGGGACGCCACCGCGATGCAGACCGCGCTTGCGGAGTCACCGCTGGTCACCCTCTACAAGCGCTATGCGGTCCGGTTCGGCCTCGGATACACCGAGGAAGTCCGCGATGTTGAACTGGTCGGCCACCAGGAGTCGGTTCGCCTGCGATATGCGCAACCACTCGGCCCGCTCGGATACTGACCAGCTATAAATTCCAGATACGTAAATTTAGGCGCACTCCGCAAATCCGTGCTATATCTTTCCTGATCAACGACAAGCTGTGATCTGGGATAAGAAGGCTTATTCTCAGGCGCAGCAATCACTGACACCGCAGCTGCGCCCGCCTGAAGACACCACATCCGTCACCGGCGCGGGCGCAGTAGCTAATTGCACGCGCCGGATCGGGGGATCATGGGGAAGCACAGCGCGCCGAGAAATCGCATCGCACGAGGCAAACTGATCGCAGGTTTGGCGGCGCCGGCAGCGGTGTGCCTGTCCTGGACTCCGACCGGATCCGCGGCCACAGTGCTCGGGGTCGAAGGCACCGGACAGCCGAAGGGCACCACCCAGACCGCGTTCAACGGCGCGTTCTGCGAGCGGAACACCTGCACGTCGATCAACAACAACCGCACCCCGTTCGACGTCGCGCTGGGCTCCATCCAACTTCAGAACGCGGTTGCCGCCACGCAGGGCGACATCATCGTGATGGCGTACTCGCTCGGCGCGGCGTCGACCTACCACCGGCTGCGCGAGTGGGCCGAGAACCCGTTCACGGCGCCCGACCCGGCTCGCGTCACGATCGTCACGTTCGGTAATCCGGAGAACAGGTTCGGTGGCGACGACCGGAATCTGTTCTGGACCGGCCTTCCCAACGTGCAGCCCTACGCGCACCTCGAGGTGGCGATGCAATACGACAGCGTTGCCGACCGGCCCACGCGGTGGGGCTGGTTGTCATCGGTCAACGCGACTTTCGCCCGGCATCTGTCCTACTTCGACGACGTGGACATCAACGATCCCGACAACCTCGTCTACCGCGACGGCAACACCACGTACATGCTGATCAAGGCGGACGTGCTGCCGATGTTGAGGTGGCTGGACTGGTTCGTCGACGACGACACGATAGACCAGCTCGACGGTTTCCTGCGCCCGCTGATCGAGCGCGATTACGAGCGCCCGGCGTTCATCGAACAGGGCGAGGGCGCGGACTGGGGTACCGGAACCCCGCCGCCCAGCCTGGGCGGTCCCGGTGTCCGCAGCGGATCCGATGATGCTGAGGAGCCCGAATCAGCCCGCGGCCGTTCCGAACAGTCCGACGGAGACTCGTCGGCACTGGAGGATTCGGCGGACCCCGTGCCGGAGGAACTCAACGTCGACGAGGTGCTGGTCGAGGCCGACATCGAGCCCGTCACCGTGCTCGTCGACGACGACGTCGAGTCCGCCGGCGGCCCAGTCGACGACATCGAGGCCGAGCTTGAGTCCGCTGACCCCGAACCCGGCCTCAAAGCCGAGGCCGAGCCCGAGCCTCCTACCGACACGGCCGACGACACGTCCGAGAACGGCGACAGTGACACGGGCGACGGCGGCCGAGAGAGTGCCGCCGGCGCTGCCTGAGCGGTGGCGACGGCACGGTCGGTAACCTGTGCCAATGCAGGTCTTGGTGGTCGACAACTACGACAGCTTCGTGTTCAACCTCGTCCAGTACCTGGGCCAACTCGGGGTGGACGCGCAGGTGTGGCGTAACGACGACGACCGCCTCAGCTCCGACGCCGACATCCGTCGGGCCGCCGGCGAATTCGACGGGGTGCTGCTCAGCCCGGGACCGGGTACGCCGGAGCGGGCCGGTGCCTCGATCGCTCTGGTGCATGCGTGCGCTGCCACCGACACCCCGTTGCTGGGCGTGTGCCTTGGACATCAGGCGATCGGGGTGGCATTCGGCGGCACCGTCGACCGGGCGCCCGAACTGCTGCACGGTAAGACCAGCACGGTGCACCACACGGATCAGGGTGTGCTGTGGGGGCTGCCGAACCCGTTCACCGCGACGCGCTACCACTCGCTGACTATCCTGCCCGAGACCATGCCGGCCGAGCTGGAGGTCACCGCCAGCACCGTCGGGGTCCAGCGGAGCGGCGGGGTCGATGACGGCGGCGTCATCATGGGCGTCCGCCACCGGCAGCTGCCCATCCACGGGGTGCAGTTCCACCCGGAGTCGATCCTGACCCAGGGCGGCCACCGCATGCTGGCCAACTGGCTGGGCTACTGCGGACAAGCCCCGGCGGAGTCGCTCGTGCGCGCCCTCGAGGACGAGGTCGCCGACGCCGTCGCGGCCGCTACGACGCGAAGTTCAGCGTAATCCGGCCGCCGAAGTTCACCGCGGTGCCTGGGGACGGGCTCTGGGATACCACCGCGTTGGTGCGCTGACCGCTGTTGGGCACGTCGGCGCCCTTGTCGAGCACCCCGGTCCAGCCCAGTGCGCGCAGCCGCGGTTCGGCGTCGGCCCAGAACTGGCCGGTGAGGTCCGGCATCACGAACTGGTTGCCGCGCGAGACCTGGATCTGGATCACCGAATCCTGCGGGACGGTCTGACCGGCGGCCGGCTCGAGCCCGACCACCTGACCCGCCGAGACCGTGCTGTCCACCTCGACCGGGACCGCCTTGGTGAACCCGGAGGCCGACAGCACCTGCTGACAGGTCTGGACGGTCTGGCCGACGCACTCGGGGATCAGCGCCGTGGCCGGGCCCTTGCCCACCACGATGGTGATCTCGTTGGTGATCGCCGAGGTCTGATTGGCCGGCGGCACCGTGGACAGCACCCGGTCCTTCTGCTCGGGCAGCGACGCCGACGTCGTCTGCCGGAACCGTTCGAACCCGGCATCGGTGAGCCGGCGCACCGCCTCGGTGTAGCTGAGGCCGGACACGTCGGGCACCTCGCGCTGTTCCGGACCGGTCGACACGTTCAGCGTGATCTCCTCGCCGGCGTCCACCTCGGTGTTCGCGTCGGGCTCGGTGTTGATCACATGGTCCGGCGGTACCTCCGAATCAGGTTTCTGCTGGGTCCGGATCGAGAAACCACGGTTCTGCAGCGTCGCGATCGCGTCGGCGGAGGCCTGACCGCTGACGTCCGGGACCTGGACGGCACGGGTCTCACCGCCGAAGGTGTTGATGCCGATGGTCACCAGGACCGTCAGCAGGGCGAGCACCGCCACCGCGATCAGCCAGCGGCCCAGGGAACCGCGGCGTGCGCCGTCGTCGTACTGCGCCGGGAGGTCAGGCCCGGGGTCGGCCGGTTCGGCGCGGTGACGGGCCGGGCCCGCGGCGAGCAGCGACGTCCGCTCGGCGTCGGTGAACACCTTCGGTGCGTCCGGCGTCTCCCCGCTGTGCACCCGCACCAGATCGGAGCGCATCTCCGCGGCCGTCTGATACCGGTTGTCGGGATTCTTGGCCAGCGCCTTGAGCACCACCGCGTCCAGTTCGGGGGAGATGCCGCTGTGCCGCTGCGACGGCGGCACCGGATCCTCCCGGACGTGCTGATAGGCCACCGCGACCGGCGAATCCCCGACGAACGGCGGTTCGCCGGTGAGGACCTCGTACAACACGCAGCCCAGTGAGTACACATCCGAGCGGGCGTCGACCTTGACGCCGCGGGCCTGTTCGGGCGACAGGTACTGCGCGGTGCCGATCACCGCCGCGGTCTGGGTGACCGGGTTGCCGGCGTCGGCCAGCGCCCGGGCGATGCCGAAGTCCATGACCTTCACCGCGCCGGCCTTGCTGATCATGATGTTCGCGGGTTTGACGTCGCGGTGGATGATGCCGTGCTGGTGGCTGAAGTTCAGCGCCTGGCAGGCGTCGGCGATCACCTCGATGGCCCGCTGAGGCGGCATCGGTCCGTCGCTGTGCACGATGTCGCGCAGCGTCACACCGTCGACGTACTCCATCACGATGTAGGGCAGCGGCCCGGTCGGGGTTTCGGCCTCACCGGTGTCGTAGACCGCGACGATGGCGGGGTGGTTCAGCGCGGCGGCGTTCTGCGCCTCGCGCCGGAACCGCAGATAGAAGCTGGGATCGCGGGCCAGGTCGGCGCGCAACACCTTGATGGCGACGTCACGGTGTAGGCGCAGGTCACGGGCGAGGTGGACCTCGGACATACCGCCGAAGCCCAGGATCTCGCCGACTTCATAGCGGTCGGACAGGTGCTTGGGGGTCGTCATCGCAACTTCTGTTCTGGAACGTGCAGGGTCACCTGATGGGGCGGGCTGTCAACAGCCCGGGATACCCACAATCGATCCGGTTCATGATCGCCCAGCGTGGCAGGCGCGGCGCCCGGCGTCTCCGGCGGCGTCTCGGTCTGGCTGGACGGGGTCTCGGTGATGGTCGTCGGCGGTGGCCGGTCCTTGCGGTCCTGGGCGTTGAGGACGATCAGGATCGCGATGACGATCGCCAGCGTGCCGAGCACACCCGCCGCCCACAGCAGCGCCCGCTGCCCGGACGAGAAGGTGCTGCGGGCCGGCGGAGCCGAGCGGTGGTGGCTGCCGGTGGTGCGGGCGCGCGACGTCGGGGCCGGGGCACGGCCGGTGGTGTCGGCGACGGGGCGCGGCGCGATCGCCGGTGGCACCGCGGTGGGCGCGGCGCGCCCGATCGACGGTGCGGCGTTGGGCCGGGGAGGCCGTCGACCCGCGCGCACGGCCGCGACGGCGTCGGCGAACGGACCGCCCGACTTGTAGCGCATGCCGGGGTTCTTGACCAGTGTGATCTCGATGAGCTCGCGCACGTTGGGCGGCAGATCGGCCGGCAGCGGGGGAGGGGTCTCCTTGATGTGCTTCATCGCGACGGTCAGCGCACCGTCACCGGTGAACGGCCGCTTACCCGAAACCGCTTCGTAGCCAACGACTCCCAGCGAGTACACGTCACTGGCCGCGGTGGCGTCGTGGCCGAGGGCCTGCTCGGGCGCGATGTACTGGGCGGTGCCCATGACCATGCCGGTCTGGGTGACCGGCGCCGCGTCGACGGCCTTCGCGATGCCGAAGTCGGTGAGCTTGACCTGCCCGGTAGGCGTGATCAGGATGTTGCCCGGCTTGACGTCGCGGTGCACCAGACCGGCGGAGTGGGCGACCTGCAGCGCTCGCCCGGTCTGCTCCAGCATGTCCAGTGCGTGACGCAGTGACAGCCGGCCGGTGCGCTTGATCACCGAGTTCAACGGCTCCCCGTTGACCAGTTCCATGACCAGGTAGGCGGTGCGGCCCTCGCCGTCGATATCGGTTTCGCCGTAGTCGTACACCCCGGCGATGCCGGGATGGTTGAGCATCGCGACGGTGCGCGCCTCGGCGCGGAACCGTTCGACGAACTCGGCGTCCGTCGAGTACTCCGCCTTGAGAACCTTGATCGCGACACGGCGGCCCAGACGTGAGTCCACGCCCTCCCAGACCTGACCCATGCCGCCGGTGGCGATGAGCCGCTGCAGCCGGTACCGGCCGGATAGCGTGACGCCGACGCGGGGGCTCATTTCTCGCCTCCGGCGAGGTGACTCATTGGCCCGCCTCCGGCGAGGTGGCTCATTGGCGCGCCTCCGGCGAGGTGGCTCATGAGGCCTCCCTCAGCGCCGCGGCGATCGTCGCCCGGCCGATCGGGGCGGCGAGTGCGCCGCCCGTCGCGGACAGGCGGTTGCCGCCGTTCTCGACAAGCACCGCGACCGCGACTTTGGGTGCCTGAGCGGGCGCGAAAGCGATGTACCAGGCATGCGGCGGCGTATTGCGCGGATCCGTGCCGTGCTCCGCGGTGCCGGTCTTGGATGCGATCTGCACGCCGGCGATGGCTCCCTTCTGCTGAGTCACCTGCTCGGCGGCGACCATCAAGTCCGTAAGTGTATCCGCGACCTGCTCGGTGACCGCCCGCCGCTCTTGGGTGGGGGCGGTGGTGGCGATGTTCGCCAGGTCCGGACCCCGCAGGCTTTCCACCAGGTAGGGACGCATCGTCACCCCTTTGTTCGCGACGGTCGCGGCGATCATCGCGTTCTGCAACGGCGTCAGTGCGACGTCGCGCTGCCCGATGCTGGACATCCCGAGCGCCGCGTCGTCGTCGATGGGGCCGACGGTGGATTCGGCCACCTGCAGCGGGATCGCCGGCGCATCCTCGCCGACGCCGAACGCGCCGGCGGTGCTGCGCAACTGGTCGGCGCCGGTGTCGATGCCGAGCTGGACGAACGCGGTGTTGCAGGAGTTGGCGAACGCGTTCCGCAGTGAGGTGGTCGGGCCCGCGCCGCAGGGCGTGCCGCCGAAATTCTCCAGCGTCGCCGTGCTGTCCGGCAGCGGGATCTGCGGGGCCGCGGTCAGCTGCGTGTCCGGGGTGGCGCCGGCCTGCAGTGCTGCGGCGGTGGTGATCACCTTGAACGTCGACCCAGGCGGGTAGGTCTCGGCGATCGCACGGTTGAGCAGCGGTGACTGCGGGTCGTCACGCAGCTGCTGCCACGTCTCGGCCTGTTCGGCGACGTCGTGGGTGGCCAGCAGGTTCGGGTCATACGACGGCGCCG
Protein-coding regions in this window:
- a CDS encoding DUF881 domain-containing protein, producing MDHRHASGRKRSVWRYGVPAVCAAAGLLLGVTHGVSGGDEIRRSDAPRLVDLVREAQQSVDRRTADRDALASQIDNHHGGSPSADAALAAMVERADALAPLSALTPLRGPGLVVTLNDAQRDAQGRFPRDASPDDLVVHQQDILGVLNALWSAGAEGIQVQDQRIIGTSAPRCVGNTLLLNGRTYSPPYVISAIGDATAMQTALAESPLVTLYKRYAVRFGLGYTEEVRDVELVGHQESVRLRYAQPLGPLGY
- a CDS encoding PE-PPE domain-containing protein, which gives rise to MGKHSAPRNRIARGKLIAGLAAPAAVCLSWTPTGSAATVLGVEGTGQPKGTTQTAFNGAFCERNTCTSINNNRTPFDVALGSIQLQNAVAATQGDIIVMAYSLGAASTYHRLREWAENPFTAPDPARVTIVTFGNPENRFGGDDRNLFWTGLPNVQPYAHLEVAMQYDSVADRPTRWGWLSSVNATFARHLSYFDDVDINDPDNLVYRDGNTTYMLIKADVLPMLRWLDWFVDDDTIDQLDGFLRPLIERDYERPAFIEQGEGADWGTGTPPPSLGGPGVRSGSDDAEEPESARGRSEQSDGDSSALEDSADPVPEELNVDEVLVEADIEPVTVLVDDDVESAGGPVDDIEAELESADPEPGLKAEAEPEPPTDTADDTSENGDSDTGDGGRESAAGAA
- a CDS encoding aminodeoxychorismate/anthranilate synthase component II, translated to MQVLVVDNYDSFVFNLVQYLGQLGVDAQVWRNDDDRLSSDADIRRAAGEFDGVLLSPGPGTPERAGASIALVHACAATDTPLLGVCLGHQAIGVAFGGTVDRAPELLHGKTSTVHHTDQGVLWGLPNPFTATRYHSLTILPETMPAELEVTASTVGVQRSGGVDDGGVIMGVRHRQLPIHGVQFHPESILTQGGHRMLANWLGYCGQAPAESLVRALEDEVADAVAAATTRSSA
- the pknB gene encoding Stk1 family PASTA domain-containing Ser/Thr kinase, with protein sequence MTTPKHLSDRYEVGEILGFGGMSEVHLARDLRLHRDVAIKVLRADLARDPSFYLRFRREAQNAAALNHPAIVAVYDTGEAETPTGPLPYIVMEYVDGVTLRDIVHSDGPMPPQRAIEVIADACQALNFSHQHGIIHRDVKPANIMISKAGAVKVMDFGIARALADAGNPVTQTAAVIGTAQYLSPEQARGVKVDARSDVYSLGCVLYEVLTGEPPFVGDSPVAVAYQHVREDPVPPSQRHSGISPELDAVVLKALAKNPDNRYQTAAEMRSDLVRVHSGETPDAPKVFTDAERTSLLAAGPARHRAEPADPGPDLPAQYDDGARRGSLGRWLIAVAVLALLTVLVTIGINTFGGETRAVQVPDVSGQASADAIATLQNRGFSIRTQQKPDSEVPPDHVINTEPDANTEVDAGEEITLNVSTGPEQREVPDVSGLSYTEAVRRLTDAGFERFRQTTSASLPEQKDRVLSTVPPANQTSAITNEITIVVGKGPATALIPECVGQTVQTCQQVLSASGFTKAVPVEVDSTVSAGQVVGLEPAAGQTVPQDSVIQIQVSRGNQFVMPDLTGQFWADAEPRLRALGWTGVLDKGADVPNSGQRTNAVVSQSPSPGTAVNFGGRITLNFAS
- a CDS encoding protein kinase domain-containing protein, coding for MSPRVGVTLSGRYRLQRLIATGGMGQVWEGVDSRLGRRVAIKVLKAEYSTDAEFVERFRAEARTVAMLNHPGIAGVYDYGETDIDGEGRTAYLVMELVNGEPLNSVIKRTGRLSLRHALDMLEQTGRALQVAHSAGLVHRDVKPGNILITPTGQVKLTDFGIAKAVDAAPVTQTGMVMGTAQYIAPEQALGHDATAASDVYSLGVVGYEAVSGKRPFTGDGALTVAMKHIKETPPPLPADLPPNVRELIEITLVKNPGMRYKSGGPFADAVAAVRAGRRPPRPNAAPSIGRAAPTAVPPAIAPRPVADTTGRAPAPTSRARTTGSHHRSAPPARSTFSSGQRALLWAAGVLGTLAIVIAILIVLNAQDRKDRPPPTTITETPSSQTETPPETPGAAPATLGDHEPDRLWVSRAVDSPPHQVTLHVPEQKLR
- the pbpA gene encoding D,D-transpeptidase PbpA, whose translation is MNTSLRRISVMIMGLVVLLLANATLTQVFTADGLRADPRNQRVLLDEYSRQRGQITAGGQLLAYSVSTEGRFRFLRVYPNPMTYAPVTGFYSLSYSSTGLERAEDSVLNGSDERLFGRRLADFFTGRDPRGGNVSTTINPQVQQAAWDAMEKGCDGPCTGSVVALEPSTGKILALVSAPSYDPNLLATHDVAEQAETWQQLRDDPQSPLLNRAIAETYPPGSTFKVITTAAALQAGATPDTQLTAAPQIPLPDSTATLENFGGTPCGAGPTTSLRNAFANSCNTAFVQLGIDTGADQLRSTAGAFGVGEDAPAIPLQVAESTVGPIDDDAALGMSSIGQRDVALTPLQNAMIAATVANKGVTMRPYLVESLRGPDLANIATTAPTQERRAVTEQVADTLTDLMVAAEQVTQQKGAIAGVQIASKTGTAEHGTDPRNTPPHAWYIAFAPAQAPKVAVAVLVENGGNRLSATGGALAAPIGRATIAAALREAS